Proteins found in one Fulvitalea axinellae genomic segment:
- the ccsA gene encoding cytochrome c biogenesis protein CcsA, producing MQLNETVGLVGRFSVYFSFALALVSAISFIISLRQSDEAKRLEWLKNARGLFYVHAVAVAVSVICVMSILFGNKFEYHYAWSHSSINLPFYYVLAGFWEGQEGSFQLWVLFDALLGLVLIKTNKSWEAPVMAIFALVQVFLISMLLGLEPFGIKIGSSPFILLRDAVPGGVFDMNPNFIPEDGTGLNPLLQNIWMVIHPPVLFLGYALALIPFAFALAGMVTGRVKEWIKPALPWTILGTAVLGAGIIMGGYWAYVTLNFGGYWAWDPVENAVLVPWLVMVGSVHMMIIARKSETALKASYILAVAGFVLILYSTFLTRSGILGNSSVHSFTDLGLSGQLLIYLLFFTFVAIGVFIAKWKLLPSTDKETSAYSGDFWIFIGITILMLSAFQVLIPTSFPVFNSIAGLFGGDLSLALPADQEAFYNKFQIWFAVGLALFSGIAQFFYWRRVKPGEIFTMISVPLVITLVITSAIILIGSVHKLSYILFLTSSVFMLVSNGRILFHMLSRSNFKLSGGAVSHIGVALMLIGVLFSSGYSKVISQNRSGMLLFGENADATAEREHMLMWINSPEKLDKYEVKYLGKRVKIEGHDKLVDRNLLLPTDIPHRAVAVKDYKVDGKTIFFQGDTVKADTDVLYCEVEYSENGKKAFTLFPQAKVNAGDMGLIPSPDIRRYWDKDIYTHVAAVADPSEEPDWTKADDFIAKQGERFFINDYVARFERVEPIRSLPGIELGQNDAAVKAIVNVFHRDRTYTLEPIFVIKNRRVARLESVVEDLGIRMIINDIDPDNGGAFTFKTSVSQEDYIIMKASSKPMINILWLGTFVLMFGFGISGVRRYKDFKAQRNKDKKRAARPLAEASV from the coding sequence ATGCAATTAAACGAGACTGTAGGATTAGTGGGGCGCTTTTCGGTCTACTTCTCTTTCGCTTTGGCTTTGGTATCGGCCATCAGCTTCATCATCAGCCTTCGCCAATCGGACGAAGCGAAGAGGCTGGAATGGCTGAAAAACGCCAGAGGTCTTTTCTATGTTCATGCCGTGGCCGTGGCGGTCTCGGTTATATGCGTAATGTCGATCCTGTTCGGCAATAAATTCGAATACCATTACGCTTGGAGCCATTCTTCCATAAACTTGCCTTTCTACTACGTTCTGGCCGGTTTCTGGGAAGGGCAGGAGGGAAGTTTCCAGCTATGGGTCCTCTTCGACGCTCTTCTGGGACTTGTTCTTATCAAGACCAATAAGTCTTGGGAGGCGCCCGTAATGGCGATCTTCGCCTTGGTACAGGTATTCTTGATATCCATGCTTTTGGGTCTGGAACCTTTCGGAATAAAGATAGGCTCGTCGCCTTTTATCCTGCTCCGCGACGCCGTGCCCGGTGGCGTGTTTGATATGAATCCGAACTTCATTCCCGAAGACGGAACAGGCCTGAACCCGCTTTTGCAAAACATCTGGATGGTAATTCACCCGCCGGTACTTTTCCTAGGCTACGCTTTGGCGCTTATCCCATTCGCCTTCGCTCTTGCGGGCATGGTTACCGGACGAGTAAAAGAATGGATCAAGCCAGCTTTGCCATGGACTATCCTCGGCACGGCCGTTCTTGGCGCAGGTATTATCATGGGCGGTTACTGGGCTTACGTTACGCTTAACTTCGGTGGCTACTGGGCTTGGGACCCTGTCGAAAACGCCGTTCTCGTTCCGTGGTTGGTAATGGTCGGCTCTGTCCATATGATGATTATCGCCAGAAAAAGTGAGACCGCACTTAAAGCCAGTTATATTCTGGCCGTGGCCGGATTCGTCCTGATTCTATACAGCACATTCCTTACGCGTAGCGGTATTCTCGGAAATTCGTCCGTACACTCTTTCACCGACTTGGGACTCTCCGGACAGCTTTTGATTTACTTGCTGTTCTTCACCTTCGTAGCCATTGGAGTGTTTATAGCGAAATGGAAGCTTCTTCCTTCCACAGACAAAGAGACATCGGCATACTCTGGCGATTTCTGGATCTTTATCGGCATCACGATCTTGATGCTTTCCGCTTTCCAAGTATTGATTCCTACATCGTTCCCCGTATTCAACAGCATCGCCGGACTGTTTGGCGGAGACCTGAGCTTGGCACTCCCAGCCGACCAGGAGGCTTTCTACAACAAGTTCCAGATTTGGTTCGCTGTTGGGTTGGCACTGTTTTCCGGCATCGCCCAGTTCTTCTATTGGAGAAGGGTTAAGCCAGGCGAGATCTTCACTATGATCTCCGTTCCGTTGGTAATCACTTTGGTTATCACCAGCGCCATTATCCTTATTGGTAGCGTTCATAAGCTTTCTTACATCCTGTTCCTTACATCGTCGGTATTTATGTTGGTGTCCAACGGACGGATCTTGTTCCATATGCTTTCCCGTTCGAACTTCAAGCTTTCGGGCGGAGCGGTTTCGCATATCGGAGTGGCTCTGATGCTGATCGGCGTGCTTTTCTCTTCGGGATACTCCAAAGTGATTTCGCAAAACCGTTCAGGAATGTTGCTATTCGGCGAAAACGCCGACGCCACAGCCGAACGCGAGCATATGCTTATGTGGATCAACAGTCCTGAAAAACTGGACAAATATGAAGTGAAATACCTCGGAAAAAGGGTGAAAATAGAAGGCCACGACAAGCTCGTTGACCGGAACCTATTATTGCCTACCGACATTCCGCACCGCGCCGTAGCCGTAAAGGACTATAAAGTGGACGGGAAAACGATATTCTTCCAAGGCGATACCGTAAAGGCCGATACGGACGTACTCTACTGCGAAGTGGAGTATTCCGAAAACGGAAAAAAGGCATTTACATTATTCCCTCAAGCGAAGGTTAACGCCGGCGACATGGGCTTGATCCCTTCTCCGGATATCCGTCGTTATTGGGACAAGGACATCTACACGCACGTAGCGGCCGTAGCCGACCCGAGCGAAGAGCCGGACTGGACCAAAGCCGACGACTTTATCGCCAAGCAAGGCGAGCGTTTCTTCATCAACGATTACGTAGCCCGTTTTGAGCGCGTGGAGCCTATCCGTTCGTTGCCCGGCATTGAGCTCGGCCAAAATGATGCGGCGGTAAAAGCTATCGTCAACGTATTCCACCGCGACCGGACTTACACGCTTGAGCCAATTTTCGTGATCAAAAATCGTCGTGTGGCCCGTTTGGAAAGTGTGGTGGAAGACCTCGGAATCAGAATGATCATTAACGATATCGATCCGGACAACGGCGGCGCTTTCACTTTCAAGACCAGCGTTTCCCAAGAGGATTATATCATCATGAAGGCTTCTTCAAAACCGATGATCAATATTCTTTGGCTCGGAACCTTCGTGCTTATGTTCGGCTTCGGAATTTCGGGAGTTCGCCGTTACAAAGACTTTAAGGCACAGCGAAACAAAGACAAGAAAAGAGCAGCCCGTCCTTTGGCGGAAGCGAGTGTATAA
- a CDS encoding CcmD family protein: MKKLSLSLVFAIAAVAGFAQDKIPVKAEDYANYSIEMADQFRADGKIYVVVAVMLVIFAVMAVYLIRLEKKASKIEAGLEELKRIRTEENQAV, encoded by the coding sequence ATGAAGAAACTATCGCTTAGCCTGGTTTTCGCTATCGCCGCTGTTGCGGGATTCGCCCAGGACAAAATCCCGGTGAAAGCCGAGGACTACGCCAACTACAGCATTGAAATGGCCGACCAGTTCCGCGCCGACGGCAAGATTTACGTAGTCGTGGCCGTCATGCTCGTTATCTTCGCCGTAATGGCAGTGTACCTGATCCGCTTGGAGAAAAAGGCATCGAAAATCGAAGCCGGCCTTGAGGAACTGAAAAGAATCCGTACCGAAGAAAACCAAGCCGTATGA
- the fmt gene encoding methionyl-tRNA formyltransferase → MNKDLRIIYMGTPEFAVPSLASLVEGGYNVVAVVTAPDKPKGRGRKLGTTPVKDYAVEKGIPVLQPERLKAPEFIEELSSYKADLQVVVAFRMLPEVVWSMPQMGTFNLHASLLPQYRGAAPINWAIINGEKKTGLTTFLLKHEIDTGSVLLQVEEPINEDDNVGTLYARLMEKGGSLVTRTVDALADGSVNPVPQPENVEIKHAPKIFKETCKIDWNRPTAEVYDFIRGLSPYPAAWTDSIEDGKTHKVFLTEKESSGEQDSKKAGEFVTDGKKFLKIRTLDGYINIKELQAPGKRRMGVEDFLRGNKL, encoded by the coding sequence ATGAATAAGGATCTGAGAATCATATATATGGGTACGCCGGAGTTCGCCGTGCCGTCATTAGCATCTTTGGTGGAAGGCGGATATAATGTAGTGGCCGTAGTCACCGCTCCCGACAAGCCGAAAGGCCGTGGACGTAAGTTGGGCACTACTCCGGTAAAGGATTATGCCGTTGAGAAAGGCATCCCCGTTCTTCAGCCCGAAAGGCTCAAGGCTCCGGAGTTTATAGAGGAACTCAGTTCTTATAAAGCCGATCTGCAAGTGGTGGTGGCTTTCCGGATGCTTCCGGAAGTGGTGTGGTCTATGCCTCAAATGGGGACGTTCAACCTGCACGCTTCGCTATTGCCCCAATACCGTGGCGCAGCGCCAATCAACTGGGCGATTATTAACGGAGAGAAGAAAACTGGCCTGACCACTTTCTTGCTCAAGCATGAAATTGATACGGGAAGTGTTCTTTTGCAGGTAGAGGAACCGATCAACGAAGACGATAACGTAGGCACGCTGTATGCGCGCTTGATGGAAAAAGGCGGGAGCTTAGTGACTCGCACTGTTGATGCGCTGGCCGACGGTTCCGTTAATCCGGTTCCTCAGCCCGAAAACGTCGAGATTAAGCATGCGCCGAAGATATTCAAGGAAACGTGCAAGATCGACTGGAATAGGCCGACAGCCGAGGTTTATGACTTTATCAGAGGCCTTTCCCCCTATCCTGCCGCTTGGACGGACAGTATTGAGGACGGAAAAACGCATAAAGTTTTTCTCACGGAAAAAGAAAGCTCAGGCGAACAAGACTCCAAGAAAGCGGGCGAGTTCGTAACGGATGGGAAAAAGTTCTTGAAAATCCGAACTCTCGACGGATATATCAACATAAAGGAACTTCAGGCTCCGGGCAAGCGCCGTATGGGTGTGGAGGATTTCCTGAGAGGCAACAAACTCTAA
- a CDS encoding dihydrofolate reductase, protein MTVSIIVARAENGAIGKDNDLIWRLPADLKFFKKTTMGGVMVMGRKTYESIGRPLPGRTTIIVTRNSEYKAEGCLLASSVAEAIEKARELGKDEVFLAGGAQIYEMAMPLADKIYLTEVKATFEADTFFPDLLADDWKEISREDHEADEKNPYAYSFVTFLKK, encoded by the coding sequence ATGACTGTTTCCATCATTGTGGCCCGCGCCGAAAACGGCGCCATTGGCAAAGACAACGATTTGATCTGGCGTTTGCCCGCCGATTTAAAGTTCTTCAAGAAAACCACCATGGGTGGCGTTATGGTGATGGGCCGTAAGACTTACGAGTCCATCGGGCGACCACTGCCGGGCCGTACGACGATCATCGTGACCCGAAATTCGGAATATAAGGCCGAAGGATGCCTTTTGGCCAGTTCCGTTGCTGAGGCGATTGAGAAAGCCCGGGAATTGGGTAAAGACGAGGTCTTTTTAGCTGGCGGAGCGCAGATTTACGAGATGGCCATGCCATTGGCGGATAAAATATACTTGACGGAGGTGAAAGCCACTTTTGAGGCGGACACGTTTTTTCCTGACCTTTTGGCCGATGACTGGAAAGAAATATCCAGGGAAGATCACGAAGCCGACGAGAAAAACCCGTACGCTTACAGCTTTGTTACATTTTTGAAAAAATGA
- a CDS encoding cytochrome c maturation protein CcmE, whose product MKKSHIFGIVIIAVSIVIIAVTMGDASSYVTFSKAKDIAAKSAKDVHVVGKLTKNATGQVTGIVESPDKLSFRFSMKDEDGQVREVFYNKPLPQDFYRSEQVVVIGRFPKAESKQFQANEILLKCPSKYQEEQVKV is encoded by the coding sequence ATGAAAAAGTCACATATATTCGGAATCGTCATCATAGCGGTGTCCATCGTCATCATCGCCGTCACTATGGGAGACGCCAGCTCTTACGTGACCTTCTCCAAAGCCAAAGACATTGCCGCCAAAAGCGCCAAGGACGTTCACGTAGTCGGTAAACTGACCAAAAACGCCACGGGGCAGGTTACGGGCATAGTGGAAAGCCCTGACAAGCTCTCGTTCCGCTTCAGTATGAAAGACGAGGACGGGCAAGTTCGCGAGGTATTCTACAACAAGCCATTGCCTCAGGATTTCTACCGCTCCGAGCAGGTTGTGGTGATCGGGCGTTTTCCCAAAGCGGAAAGCAAGCAGTTCCAGGCAAACGAAATCCTTCTCAAATGCCCTTCCAAGTATCAGGAAGAGCAAGTGAAGGTTTAA
- a CDS encoding RDD family protein, with amino-acid sequence MRKQFDLSHLEVCETLQGKRLASFQRRALAFVFDWAVVGAFGYLHNWLLLAVVLFAVVRFKFNVVNRPKKLIEQGAKELLNKSENLRVGPRQQAHIRKFFRAYAHVLLHILFWSIILSILVGILVAYKSVMYGGGTESSGETSWFVSLPLFEILQDYFGAFFSTAFGLIYFTAFTYKLQGQTPGKRLFGIRAVKLNGKRLTLWNSLERLSGYVSSASLFMMGFFQMLWDKNHQCTHDKISETVVVFDDDQLRVMLAKKNKKVREMAEQENEEIAETA; translated from the coding sequence ATGAGAAAACAATTCGATCTGAGTCATCTAGAGGTCTGCGAAACCCTGCAGGGGAAGCGTCTGGCTTCGTTTCAGCGAAGGGCTTTGGCGTTTGTGTTTGATTGGGCTGTGGTGGGCGCGTTTGGCTATTTGCACAATTGGTTGTTGCTGGCCGTAGTGCTGTTTGCTGTGGTAAGGTTTAAGTTCAATGTGGTAAACCGGCCTAAAAAGCTGATTGAACAGGGAGCCAAAGAGTTGCTCAACAAATCGGAGAACTTGAGAGTGGGCCCGAGGCAACAAGCGCATATCCGGAAGTTTTTCAGAGCCTACGCCCATGTCCTTCTGCATATTCTGTTTTGGTCGATTATTCTGTCGATTCTTGTGGGAATTTTGGTGGCTTATAAGTCGGTGATGTATGGAGGCGGTACGGAAAGTTCCGGAGAGACATCTTGGTTTGTGAGTTTACCGCTGTTCGAGATATTACAAGACTACTTCGGGGCGTTTTTCAGTACGGCTTTCGGTTTGATATATTTTACCGCATTTACTTACAAGCTTCAAGGCCAGACTCCTGGAAAGCGATTGTTTGGTATACGGGCCGTTAAGTTGAATGGGAAAAGGCTTACGCTGTGGAATTCGCTGGAGCGTTTGTCCGGGTACGTTTCTTCGGCGTCGCTTTTTATGATGGGATTTTTTCAGATGCTTTGGGATAAAAACCACCAGTGCACTCACGATAAGATTTCGGAAACCGTGGTAGTGTTTGACGATGACCAACTGAGAGTGATGTTGGCGAAAAAAAATAAAAAGGTCAGGGAAATGGCGGAACAGGAGAATGAAGAAATTGCCGAGACTGCTTGA
- a CDS encoding SLC13 family permease, translated as MSVGVPAPHIVTLTIIAVVYLGMILGKFGDLKIDRSAIVLIGMIALLVAGSISLPKAIQSVDFPSMLILFGLMTISSQLHLAGFYRLLASKVAEKTASPRVFLALLMFSSGLLSALINNDVVCLVFTPVITKALLKAGYRPAPFLIGMALASNIGCSLTLIGNAQSVVIGQVANLNFGGYTAWSAVPSLLSLAVAFFVVCGLSRKDLVAENNAEAGLAEERTIAINPLLVRKGVLVLVLLIATYFTDIPRYLSTLVAAGIILINSSIKSRKILNRVDWQLLILFSGLFVLMGALNETGLPKDIYSWLNSKGINPESKSVTALLTGFAGNLMNNAAGFILILQIVEIKEAMTGYVIAIANAFGGNLLLTSSVANLIVANAAAKYDVRISFKEFMRYGIPVSVLSFVILLAWIRLMEGGSLVP; from the coding sequence ATGAGCGTAGGCGTACCGGCCCCGCATATCGTTACCCTGACCATCATCGCCGTCGTTTACCTCGGGATGATTCTGGGAAAGTTCGGTGATTTGAAAATCGACCGCTCGGCGATTGTGCTTATCGGTATGATCGCCTTGTTGGTTGCGGGTTCCATTAGTCTGCCCAAAGCTATCCAGTCCGTCGATTTCCCTTCGATGCTGATTCTTTTTGGCCTGATGACAATCTCATCACAACTTCATCTGGCCGGTTTCTACAGACTTTTGGCTTCCAAAGTCGCAGAGAAGACGGCTTCTCCACGGGTGTTTTTGGCTTTGCTGATGTTTTCTTCGGGCTTGTTATCGGCATTAATCAACAATGATGTGGTCTGTCTGGTCTTTACGCCGGTTATTACCAAAGCGCTTCTGAAAGCGGGATACCGTCCAGCTCCTTTTCTTATCGGGATGGCTTTGGCCAGTAATATCGGTTGCTCGTTGACGTTGATCGGCAATGCGCAAAGCGTGGTGATCGGTCAGGTGGCCAACTTGAATTTTGGAGGATATACCGCATGGAGTGCCGTTCCGTCGCTGTTGTCTCTGGCGGTGGCGTTTTTCGTTGTCTGCGGTCTAAGCAGGAAAGATCTGGTAGCTGAAAATAATGCCGAAGCCGGGCTTGCCGAGGAGCGGACGATTGCGATAAATCCCCTATTGGTTAGAAAAGGTGTGCTTGTCCTCGTTTTATTGATCGCCACTTATTTTACCGATATTCCGAGATACCTTAGCACTTTGGTCGCGGCGGGAATCATTCTGATCAATTCGAGTATCAAGAGCAGAAAAATATTGAATCGGGTGGATTGGCAATTGCTCATACTCTTTTCAGGGCTGTTTGTATTGATGGGGGCGCTGAACGAAACGGGATTGCCGAAGGATATTTACAGTTGGTTGAACTCTAAAGGAATTAATCCTGAGTCAAAATCAGTGACGGCGTTGCTCACAGGTTTTGCGGGAAACCTGATGAACAACGCCGCCGGTTTTATTCTGATTCTCCAGATTGTGGAGATAAAAGAGGCTATGACGGGCTATGTGATCGCCATTGCCAATGCATTCGGAGGAAACCTTTTGCTTACCAGTAGTGTGGCCAACCTAATCGTGGCAAACGCAGCCGCAAAGTACGATGTCCGGATTTCGTTCAAGGAATTTATGCGCTACGGCATTCCTGTTTCCGTCCTTTCCTTCGTCATTCTTCTGGCTTGGATCCGCTTAATGGAAGGTGGATCGTTGGTTCCCTGA
- the ccsA gene encoding cytochrome c biogenesis protein CcsA — protein MKRHWWKGLALLLLAYSIVGGLLLDVPRLAILNETIRALYFHVPMWFAMTFMMLLSVIYAVMYMNNPTAKNDAFSEQLARVGVLMGMLGIATGMVWAKFTWGAFWSNDPKQNSAAIGLLIYFAYFILRGSMTDEQQRARISATYNVFAFVLLILLLFVLPRMTSSLHPGNGGNPGFNAYDLDSKLRLVFYPAVLGWILMGLWVARLRTRLSLVETAIEEEEIA, from the coding sequence CTGAAAAGGCATTGGTGGAAAGGGCTTGCGCTGTTACTGTTGGCGTATTCGATCGTAGGCGGTTTATTGCTTGACGTACCTCGGCTGGCCATCCTCAACGAAACCATCCGGGCACTGTATTTCCACGTACCGATGTGGTTCGCCATGACGTTCATGATGCTTCTCTCCGTAATCTATGCGGTGATGTACATGAATAACCCAACGGCAAAAAACGACGCCTTCTCCGAGCAACTGGCAAGAGTCGGCGTATTGATGGGCATGCTCGGTATAGCAACGGGCATGGTTTGGGCAAAATTCACTTGGGGAGCGTTCTGGAGCAACGACCCGAAACAAAATTCCGCGGCCATCGGTCTGCTGATTTACTTCGCGTACTTCATCCTGCGCGGTTCCATGACCGACGAACAGCAACGCGCCCGCATCAGCGCCACGTACAATGTATTCGCATTCGTACTCCTGATCTTGCTTCTGTTCGTATTGCCCCGGATGACTTCCTCACTTCACCCCGGCAACGGTGGCAACCCCGGTTTCAACGCTTATGATCTGGACAGCAAGCTTCGTCTTGTATTCTATCCCGCCGTACTCGGCTGGATCCTTATGGGCCTTTGGGTAGCGCGCTTGCGCACTCGCCTGAGTTTGGTGGAAACCGCTATTGAGGAAGAAGAAATCGCTTGA
- a CDS encoding ferritin, translating to MKDLLTQTRSLAIGVENALNKQVIMEAESSAVYLAMASWCMRNGYEKARDFFMAQADEEREHMKKIFRYVDDMGGQASPGHVGKVKEDFDSFRHVFECMLDQEIAVSKSINNIVALAYEEKDFSTVQYLQWFVEEQREEVYVARQIVKLFDLVNIDGGISVFDIEDKLGSIEYKEG from the coding sequence ATGAAAGACCTTCTTACCCAAACCCGTTCGTTGGCTATCGGCGTGGAAAACGCCCTCAACAAACAGGTGATCATGGAGGCCGAATCTTCGGCCGTTTATTTGGCCATGGCCTCGTGGTGCATGCGCAACGGTTATGAAAAAGCCCGCGATTTCTTTATGGCCCAAGCCGACGAGGAACGCGAGCACATGAAAAAGATTTTCCGCTATGTCGACGATATGGGCGGACAGGCCTCGCCCGGGCACGTAGGCAAAGTGAAAGAAGATTTCGACAGTTTCCGTCATGTGTTCGAGTGCATGCTTGACCAAGAAATCGCCGTTTCCAAATCGATCAACAACATTGTGGCGCTCGCCTACGAAGAGAAAGATTTCTCAACGGTTCAGTACCTGCAGTGGTTTGTCGAGGAACAGCGCGAGGAAGTTTACGTAGCCCGCCAAATCGTCAAACTCTTCGACTTGGTAAATATCGATGGAGGCATCAGCGTTTTCGATATCGAGGACAAACTCGGAAGCATCGAGTACAAGGAAGGATAA
- a CDS encoding thioesterase family protein, producing the protein MFVYERKIRVRYAETDQMGYVYHANYLAYFEEARTEALRDLGLAYRDMERQGVMLPVLEANVKYIRPARYDDLLTVKVIMRELPGVRLKFEYEVYKEDGTKINLGRTTLVFVDMRTGKPTEAPENILKLFYPFFENVAPKG; encoded by the coding sequence ATGTTTGTATACGAAAGGAAGATAAGGGTAAGGTATGCCGAAACGGACCAGATGGGTTATGTGTACCACGCCAATTATCTGGCGTATTTTGAAGAGGCCAGAACCGAGGCGCTGAGAGATTTGGGCTTGGCTTACAGGGATATGGAGCGCCAAGGCGTGATGTTGCCGGTGTTGGAGGCGAACGTAAAATATATCCGTCCGGCCCGGTATGACGACTTGCTTACGGTGAAGGTAATTATGAGAGAATTACCGGGAGTAAGGTTGAAGTTTGAGTACGAAGTGTACAAAGAGGACGGGACGAAAATCAACTTGGGACGTACGACACTGGTCTTCGTTGACATGCGGACAGGAAAGCCTACCGAAGCGCCCGAGAATATCCTGAAACTCTTCTACCCTTTCTTCGAAAATGTGGCTCCAAAGGGGTGA
- a CDS encoding 1-acyl-sn-glycerol-3-phosphate acyltransferase, with protein MIDINDFEEIRPYRDHEAYDVIQELLKHEEFIQTVDAFLGDDQKEYVNKMLPQATTIKEFQTYVIAYALANIIHTTTDGFTVENSERALDGDKHLFISNHRDIVLDSGLLNFFLNEAEADTCEIAIGSNLLENPLVRDVVKLNKSFMVTRGVSARELLMHSKRLSNYIRHQITSGNSSVWLAQREGRAKDGNDTTQSSVLKMVNLSGGKDLRKNFMDLNVLPFGISYEFIPCAGLKAKETAMKAINKEYVKGEHEDIISMRQGILGEKGRVHISFGRHIVDFIDEVVTDEGPNRFYDTLIEAIDREIHANLRLWPSNYIALDMVNGDKAHADKYTDEDVSRFEKYLNEQVADSGMERDEILPHILLLFSNPAVNHLKAVAKK; from the coding sequence ATGATAGATATTAATGATTTCGAAGAGATTAGGCCTTACCGGGACCACGAGGCCTATGACGTGATTCAGGAACTGCTCAAACATGAGGAGTTCATTCAGACTGTTGACGCATTTTTGGGAGACGACCAAAAGGAGTACGTTAACAAAATGCTTCCCCAAGCGACTACAATCAAGGAGTTTCAGACTTACGTGATCGCTTACGCTTTGGCGAATATTATCCATACCACTACGGATGGTTTTACGGTGGAGAACAGCGAGCGGGCGTTGGACGGCGACAAGCACCTTTTTATATCGAACCACCGAGATATTGTGCTGGATTCTGGTCTGCTGAATTTTTTCCTGAACGAGGCCGAGGCTGACACTTGCGAGATTGCCATAGGAAGCAATCTTCTGGAGAACCCGTTGGTGCGCGATGTCGTGAAGCTCAACAAAAGTTTTATGGTGACCAGAGGCGTTTCCGCCCGCGAGTTGCTGATGCATTCCAAAAGGCTTTCGAATTATATCCGCCATCAGATCACAAGCGGAAACAGTTCGGTGTGGCTGGCCCAACGCGAAGGCCGCGCCAAAGACGGCAATGATACCACACAATCGAGCGTGCTGAAGATGGTCAACCTCAGCGGAGGAAAAGACCTGCGCAAAAACTTTATGGATCTGAATGTCCTGCCTTTCGGGATTTCATACGAATTTATTCCTTGCGCCGGCCTTAAGGCGAAGGAAACGGCTATGAAAGCGATCAATAAGGAGTATGTCAAAGGCGAGCACGAGGATATTATCAGCATGAGGCAGGGTATTCTTGGCGAGAAAGGCAGAGTCCATATTTCGTTTGGTCGCCATATCGTTGACTTTATCGACGAAGTGGTGACGGACGAAGGCCCGAACAGATTCTACGACACGCTGATTGAGGCGATCGACAGGGAAATCCACGCCAATCTTAGGCTTTGGCCATCCAACTATATCGCATTGGATATGGTAAACGGGGACAAAGCCCACGCCGATAAATATACTGACGAAGACGTTAGCCGATTCGAGAAATACCTTAATGAGCAAGTGGCTGATTCGGGCATGGAGCGTGATGAGATTCTTCCGCATATTCTGTTGCTGTTCTCAAATCCAGCAGTGAACCACCTGAAGGCCGTGGCGAAGAAATAA
- a CDS encoding DUF5694 domain-containing protein: MRKQILPFLCVALGIFSCQNQKGDTKAVTKAEVPAKTKLEIQKPKSDKVQVMNFGTFHMGYTPDATTVDFDEHNAKNQTEVRTLVKSLAAFKPTVICVEVIPENEAQLNEAYQKFLSSGELGEYVDENGLVAFELGKLAGVKKIYAIDHKMGYNYRIASDLDQDKVGKAGVANYEAYYPQYFKKAQESGYDTLSVTEKLRLSNTQEALDFYLTINADQLTHFKTDGKFEGADEAAKYYKRNLRMFANFNQVPVTKNDRIFILMGASHTAFFQDFLRRSPVYETVNPLDYFPPKVTQKAI; encoded by the coding sequence ATGAGAAAACAAATATTACCTTTCCTCTGCGTTGCGCTTGGTATTTTTTCTTGCCAAAACCAAAAAGGCGATACCAAGGCCGTAACCAAAGCCGAAGTTCCGGCAAAAACGAAACTTGAGATTCAAAAGCCAAAAAGCGACAAGGTTCAAGTGATGAACTTCGGGACATTCCATATGGGGTACACTCCCGACGCCACCACTGTGGATTTTGACGAACACAACGCAAAAAACCAAACGGAAGTCCGAACGCTCGTAAAATCTTTGGCCGCATTCAAGCCTACGGTTATTTGTGTCGAAGTCATTCCTGAAAATGAGGCACAACTAAACGAGGCTTACCAGAAGTTTCTCTCTTCAGGCGAATTGGGAGAATATGTGGATGAAAACGGATTGGTAGCGTTCGAACTCGGCAAGCTGGCAGGAGTGAAGAAAATCTACGCCATCGACCACAAAATGGGGTACAACTACAGAATCGCCTCCGATCTTGACCAAGACAAAGTCGGGAAAGCCGGAGTGGCCAATTACGAAGCCTATTATCCCCAATACTTCAAAAAAGCCCAAGAAAGCGGGTACGACACCCTCTCGGTAACGGAAAAGCTCAGGCTGAGCAACACGCAAGAGGCTCTGGACTTTTACCTGACCATCAACGCCGACCAACTTACGCATTTCAAAACGGACGGAAAGTTCGAAGGCGCGGACGAAGCCGCAAAATACTACAAACGCAACCTGAGAATGTTCGCCAACTTCAACCAAGTTCCAGTCACGAAAAACGACCGCATATTTATTCTGATGGGCGCCAGCCACACGGCTTTCTTCCAAGATTTCCTCAGAAGAAGCCCCGTTTACGAAACCGTCAACCCTCTGGACTATTTCCCTCCGAAAGTCACCCAGAAAGCGATTTAG